TTGCATCTGTTTACATGTAcagatatttaaatttgtttccTGCAGGAATGGCTGAAATACTTTGAGGAACAAAAGTCTCTTGTTTTTGGAGTCAATTCCCATAATAAGGATAACATCAAAGAGGTAATCATCTGAAAGTTTTCTGCAGTTGATCATGTTATAATTTGCAAATTGTTCTAATGTAGCAACACTTGTTGGTTTGATGTCATGTTCGTAAATTGTTGTTCTCAACATATATAACACATAGATCAAAAGGTACATACAGGGAGACTTAAGCCTGCATAGAGTTGAACTTAAATGTTAACATATGAGGTCAATGCTCTAACAGTATGCCAAGTTTTAGTATAAGGAAGTACTATGAAAAAGGTGTAGGTCTTGATGTTCATCACTAGTTAATTCGAAGACCTTTTATTTCACATGTGATGCTCATTTGCATCAGATATAAATCTTGACATGTTGCAGACTTGCAGTTACTGAACTTTCTGCGAGCCAGAGTTCGAGAATTATCAAAGGTTGGTCATGGGGATCAGACAATCACATTAATGCTTGTTGGCATTCCTAATGTTGGGAAGTCTGCCCTTGCCAACTCATTGCATCAAATTGGAAGGATCAGTGCAGCAGGTACATCAACTTTTAGTACAAATTATTAGTTGTTAAGTTCTTGAAGCtgttttctcatgttttaaAAAGACTCTCTCTATAGTATAGAACTTATCTAACTCAAACATCCTGAAACATTCTTTGTTTTATAGAGAAAGGAAGACTAAAGCATGCCATAGTGAGTCCTCATCCAGGAGAGACAAAAAATATTAGTGGATTGAAGGTATTTCTTTCTTATATGTAGAAAcacagtttttttttctttcaaccaGGCAAGTTGTGAACTAGAAGGTTTGGATTTTACGCGTAGTAGCTGGGCTTGTTTTTCAGCTTACAGAGTTATAGCTTTCCTGTTTtctatttgatttttgtttttgcatAGTCATATCTTGATGAAACAACTTTTACAAAATCAGATCGCTAGCCATCCTAGTATTTATGTGTTAGACACCCCTGGTGTTTTCCCGGCTGAGATTCTCGATGCAGAGGTGTGCTCCAATCTAGCTTTAACAGGTACAATTTCCAAAACATTATCTGCCGACAACATTTTGGATTTTCATCAGAACATAGTCACAAATTGCAATTCTCTCACAGCTCCTGCTCCTCTTGTTAACTGATGGAAAAAAAGAAGGAATGATAGACAAAACACTGTACACAGAGAGAAAGTACCATGACAAGTGAGGAAGTGGAAAATGCGGAAGTGAGCTACCAACTGATAGATATTCTATGTTCCTTTATTCTTAATGCAGGTGCTATCAGAGATTGCTTGGTCGGGGAAGTGGATCTTGCGGAATATTTTCTATCCATCTTTAACGTGAGTAATGAATATAAGAAATGGGCCAACTTGTCATTATCAGGAACTGATGATTGTTCTGAGTTAGAGAGAAGACAGAAGAGACAATATATAACAGATCACACACAGGTAAGCAGTTTGACAGGAAATGTATAACGTCTTTCTTTCCTCTTCGCTATATGCAAATCATAAGCTCCATTGCGTACTAAGTACCAACTGTATGTCAAGCTCGAGTTAAATTTGCTCATGTCCTGCATTTCGAATGATAAGCTCAACAAACATTGTTATTACGCCTTTACAATAGACTTTTGTTTCCCCGAAACCAGTTGAATTATTTGTTAGGCAAAACCAGTCAGTttaaaataacatgttcattGTGGTTCCCTGCCTTATATATATCCGGAAAAAGGTATGATTTCCGAAATCCCCACGTTAACAATAGTGTTCGGAGTGGGTATGCATTTTATCTTTTGTCAATAGCCTTCAATTTTATGTTTACAATCTCTAGCAGATCTAGCAGAAAGAAAGACAATAGTCCTTTGACAAATGAGACTACTTCAGGGCTTTGTTtctcagactcttcaaaaatatctaCGTATCTGATCCTCCAAAAGCTATGATattttggaggatccgacaaCATCTTTTGAGGGTCCGAGCAACATATCTTCAGGAATGATCTAGTTTTTAACAATGTGCCTATGTACATAGCAACATATGGTtacaaaatttgataatttgaaTGTTGAATAAGTGGGACCTCGGTAGATCCTGTAATCGTCAAATTCACGTCAATCAACAACTATTAAGCAATGGAACATGAAATTGTCAAGTTTTAGCTTTGACTTTTATCAACTCCTTGTTAGATATGACATCTCTGATTATTCATACAGGACTTCATTGTGAACAAAGTTCGAAGAACACTTTTTGAAGTAGTTTCGTCTTTCAATGGCAATCTACACGATGAGGAAATTATGTCACGGCTCATCAAATCAGAATTTGCTGTTCTTCGCGATGCTTTTAATTTACCTCCTGATTCGGATGATTATGTTCGTAAAGTGGCTGCTAAGTTGCTTAATCTGTATCGTACTGGAAGGCTTGGTCATTATACTCTAGACCTTGCTCCAAATAATAACTAAGGAGAAGTCTTATACGCGAGTCATGACAGTCTtggttgaggtgtctaaatgaaagacGTGACAACTTTAGGGGACTGTCTATGTATTCGACTACTTTGGTTTGAGAATTGTAATGGATGGGTAACCTGATAAGATAATATACAAGTCAGCTATGGAAATGGCTTCTGTTGTGGATACTCCGATTGTGTTGCTATAGGGGACTCCCTTCACTGTAATATCAAAGGCGCAAATGCAGCTGGAATTGCATCAGCGTTTATTACAGGCTGAATACATGCTGCTGAACTTGGACTTGGCAATTTCGGGTAAGTCAGGGATGATGGTACTGCTGTACATACTCTTGCCTTGAAAAACAATGCATATCCTACATATGTAGTCCCTCCATTTACATGGTGAAGAATGCAGTATTCACTTTGTACCTCTTTTGATTTTGGTGTTAACCATTGTGCTTTATCTTGAACCATTTTATCTTGGTGGAATACAAGGATTGTTATGATCAAGTTTTAAATTAGTTGTTGTTATTATAGGTAATGTGACTTGTATGAAAAATGGCACTAATTTTTAACTGGTATTGTTGCAAGTCTTGTGTTAAATATACAAGCGGGAGAAGGGGCAGTTATAGCAGTCTTTGATACCATACTCTTTCATCacccaaaacttaaaaaatgtCCTGTGTATAAGACTCGTGATGAGAATAAGCACAAAGCATTCCTCCCAACATTGAGCGGAATagtcaaggtagtcaaagcTAACTCAAATACCGCGGTACATGGGGAAAAGTACACAAACAAGCAGAAAATACACAGAGATTCAACAGGTCTTagccattctttttaataacCATGATGTTCGAGTTAGCTCCTCAACACGTGTGTGTAGCACGTGTAATCCGAGTCATGTACTATACACGTGTGTTGCATGTGTATTCCGAGTCATGTACTATGTAATCTTGTATAATGATTATTACAATAAAATTGAGTAAATACTATAATTTTGAATCTAATATAACTCTTATAGCTACTCtcaacaatttcatcttctgtAGTGCTTTTGACAACCTTGCTGATTCTTTTGCCTTCTCATAAGGATTCTGTATTCTAGTTCTTCAGCAATCCTACAAAGCCAATCGGGATTTCGAGCTGAAACCATTAAATATGCTATGGAGAATCCAATTATAAGTCCACACACATATCCCATAAGAACTACTTTCCAGTTGAGTTCACTCAGAAATGTAGAATCGCTTTCTTGTTCCAACTCTGTCATGTTGTTTGTTTCGGGCAACCTGCTGCAACCACCCGAAACAGGAACTCCATGTAACCCATCATTACCTTCATACGAGTTATTCTCGAATGTAGCAAATTGACGTCCTGTTGGGATACATCCTTGGAGGTGATTGTGAGAGAGATTCAAGAATTCAAGAAATGTAAGTGATGTAAGTTGTTTAGGTATCTCTCCTTCGAGATGATTAGCTGATAGGTCTAATGATTCAACTGAAGATAAATTTCCAAGTGATGGCGGTATATAACCTTGCAATCCATTATGAGATAAATTCAACTGGCGAAGTGCAATGAGATCTCCCACAATACTTGGAATGCGTCCTTCAAATCTGTTATTTGAAAAGTCAATAGTGACGTACAAAGACAAGATTGAATCAACTTCAAGCTCCAGTCCCTTTGTTACGACAGCTACTGAGTCTTGGTAATAACCGCCTTCTTTATTATTTGAATCCTCCACAGTTTGATCAACTCTCTTCATGGCTtcgaaattttgaaaaagatttgCAGGTAACTCTGCAGTAAATGCATTGCTAGCGAGGTCTATGATCCGAAGCTTAGGAAACAAGTTCTTCATGAACCTTGAAGTTCTGATGGGTCCATGCAATTTATTGGATCTCAAACTTAACACTTGTAGCTCCGGCAGAGTCCCCAACCACATCGGGAATGTGTCATTGAGGAGATTAGCTCCTAAATCAAGAACTTCCAATCGTTGGCAATTTACTAAGGATCGTGGAATTTTCCCCTCTAGCTTATTGCCATGCAAATTGAAGCTTCTAAGTGCTCTTCCAATGCTAAAATTGCTTTGAAAAGTACCAGAAAGATTGTTGTGATCACTCATGTTGCCAAAACATTGCGGAATTGCTCCCTTCAGATTGTTTCTACCCAAATTTAGAACTTGTAGTGATGTTAGATTGCAAATAGACAAAGGAAGTTCTCCACTGAGATTATTATGTGACATCATCACAAGCTGGAGAGTAGTGATATTACCTAAGCATTGCAGAATTTTTCCTTTCAAGTTGTTTCTCGACAAATACAGGATTGTCATTGATGTTAAATTGCAAATAGATGGAGGAATTTTCTCAATCAGATTGTTGTCATTGAGAAGCAGAACTTGCAAATTTTTCAAGTTGCCAAGGGAAGTAGGAATAGAACCAATAAGAAAGTTATTCCTCAAATCTAGACGAGTAAGAGACCTTAGGTAGCCTATTTCTTCAGGAATGGATCCAGAAAGATGATTAacatgaagaaacaaaaaagacaAGTTTGTCAAGTTTCCCAAGGAAGAAGGTATAGAACCAGTAAGAGAGTTAATACCCAAAGATAGCTTAGTAAGAGACCTTAGGTACCCTATTGTTTCTGGAATAGGACCAGTTAAATGATTGTCAAATAAGCGGATGATCTGAAGCTTGGCTAGTGAGCCAATTTGTGGTGGGATTGAGCCTGAAATGTGATTGATATGCAAGTCAAGATAGACAAGATTAGTTAGATAACCAATCTCAGGTGGGATGGTTCCAAATAAACTGTTCCTGCTAATATTAAGATACTCAAGAAAAGGGAGGGATGAAAACGGAAAAGCACTGAGTGTACCAATGATTCTAGCATTTGTAATATTCAACGTGTTTACCCTACCATTAATGCATATAACTCCATACCAGTCACTGCATGCATCAGAACTCGGTGTCCATGATGCCAATAAGGAATTATTTTGGTTCTTGAAAGTCGCTTTCCATTTAAAGAGGGCAGTTGTTTCCTCAGTGGAAGCAAAAGTAACTGTAAAGAGATATAAAAGAGTGAAAAACTGAAGTAGAGAGGATATTTTGCTGGGAACCATCATCTTATTTTGCGTTTCAATGAACTAATTGTAGAGAATTCGTAGGATTTTATATAGTGCATAATATTAAAGATCAAAGCGACACATGTTTGACTGCCACCAAATGTTGCCAATTCGGCTTCTGTCTCTCTTATTCACACTTATTTGTCTGTTCATATTTATCAGAGGAAGTGTTCTCATTCTCAATGCAAATTTTGGTTGTTCTGTTCTTGtctttttgctttttatttttatgcacGCGTTACATATGTAATTTAGCCAAGGACTTAACCAAGTGGCCAAATAGTTTTGTTGTGTTATCAGCCATGATGCAGACATCTTTGGTTCTCAATCTCATATCTGAATTAGTGGACCAATCCAACAATTATGTAACAGAACAATAATTCTAGACTACATTATTATCTGTAATATACTTTGTACTAGATCGAGATGAGTTTGGGTAAAGCTATATGACTACTGAGATTTTATATAGCTATTGTCACTCAATTATTGATAATTATCTTAGAAAGTCACCTTATTTGTTATGTAACAGAAAAGCCATGCGTCTTGCAAATGAAAGCTAAAACTCATTCAATTTGAAGTGATGGTACTTTGTAGGatccgtttggatgggcttaataaaa
This portion of the Solanum pennellii chromosome 12, SPENNV200 genome encodes:
- the LOC107007332 gene encoding DAR GTPase 2, mitochondrial isoform X1; protein product: MTLKGSLVQKIGNAIMEVARNKGSTWWYTPHMAAASRAITERIPLVDILLEVRDARIPLSSACELIKHHLPSSRRIIILNKTDLANHIQLKEWLKYFEEQKSLVFGVNSHNKDNIKELLNFLRARVRELSKVGHGDQTITLMLVGIPNVGKSALANSLHQIGRISAAEKGRLKHAIVSPHPGETKNISGLKIASHPSIYVLDTPGVFPAEILDAEVCSNLALTGAIRDCLVGEVDLAEYFLSIFNVSNEYKKWANLSLSGTDDCSELERRQKRQYITDHTQDFIVNKVRRTLFEVVSSFNGNLHDEEIMSRLIKSEFAVLRDAFNLPPDSDDYVRKVAAKLLNLYRTGRLGHYTLDLAPNNN
- the LOC107007331 gene encoding receptor-like protein 9DC3, coding for MMVPSKISSLLQFFTLLYLFTVTFASTEETTALFKWKATFKNQNNSLLASWTPSSDACSDWYGVICINGRVNTLNITNARIIGTLSAFPFSSLPFLEYLNISRNSLFGTIPPEIGYLTNLVYLDLHINHISGSIPPQIGSLAKLQIIRLFDNHLTGPIPETIGYLRSLTKLSLGINSLTGSIPSSLGNLTNLSFLFLHVNHLSGSIPEEIGYLRSLTRLDLRNNFLIGSIPTSLGNLKNLQVLLLNDNNLIEKIPPSICNLTSMTILYLSRNNLKGKILQCLGNITTLQLVMMSHNNLSGELPLSICNLTSLQVLNLGRNNLKGAIPQCFGNMSDHNNLSGTFQSNFSIGRALRSFNLHGNKLEGKIPRSLVNCQRLEVLDLGANLLNDTFPMWLGTLPELQVLSLRSNKLHGPIRTSRFMKNLFPKLRIIDLASNAFTAELPANLFQNFEAMKRVDQTVEDSNNKEGGYYQDSVAVVTKGLELEVDSILSLYVTIDFSNNRFEGRIPSIVGDLIALRQLNLSHNGLQGYIPPSLGNLSSVESLDLSANHLEGEIPKQLTSLTFLEFLNLSHNHLQGCIPTGRQFATFENNSYEGNDGLHGVPVSGGCSRLPETNNMTELEQESDSTFLSELNWKVVLMGYVCGLIIGFSIAYLMVSARNPDWLCRIAEELEYRILMRRQKNQQGCQKHYRR
- the LOC107007332 gene encoding DAR GTPase 2, mitochondrial isoform X2, which encodes MYEIENLAKLSMAFMIPLSSACELIKHHLPSSRRIIILNKTDLANHIQLKEWLKYFEEQKSLVFGVNSHNKDNIKELLNFLRARVRELSKVGHGDQTITLMLVGIPNVGKSALANSLHQIGRISAAEKGRLKHAIVSPHPGETKNISGLKIASHPSIYVLDTPGVFPAEILDAEVCSNLALTGAIRDCLVGEVDLAEYFLSIFNVSNEYKKWANLSLSGTDDCSELERRQKRQYITDHTQDFIVNKVRRTLFEVVSSFNGNLHDEEIMSRLIKSEFAVLRDAFNLPPDSDDYVRKVAAKLLNLYRTGRLGHYTLDLAPNNN